From one Melioribacteraceae bacterium genomic stretch:
- a CDS encoding oligopeptide transporter, OPT family, giving the protein MSQHEHQQTIVGLPENAYFELKPGEEYVPIMSPTKDYPEVSAYSVTLGLIMAVLFSAAAAYLGLKIGQVFEAAIPIAIIAVGLSTLIKRNKALGENVIIQSIGSTSGSVVAGAIFTIPALYILNLEADFFQVFMASLLGGFLGILFLIPFRKYFVAEMHGKFPFPEATATTEVLVAGEKGGKQAIVLVVSGLIGGIYDFIIATFGLWSEVFSTRVVAFGEQLADKFKLVFKINVGAAVMGLGYIVGLKYTAIIAAGSFVAWFVIIPIFSYLGDYIAIPVGASATLLIKDMSAEQIFGSYVRHIGIGGIAMAGIIGIVRSSGIIKTAFTLGFKEIFGKHQNGDNNIRTKRDIPMGIIAGGIVLTALVIFLFFLFGVVDNFTHALVGLLIVMIISFLFTTVAANAIAIVGTNPVSGMTLMTLILSSIILVSVGLTGAPGMISALIIGGVVCTALSVAGAFITDLKIGYWLGSSPYKQERWKFLGTAVSAGTVAWVILILNETYGFVGEGALVAPQANAMAAVIQPLMSNQPAPWLMYVAGAFMALILTMIGVPALAFALGMYLPLELNTPLLVGGLISHFVSTRSKDEALNKSRRERGTLIASGFIAGGALMGVVAAMLRYFGFEWHMDDWAASHSAELLGFAMFALLIGYMIWDSLRAKKEE; this is encoded by the coding sequence ATGAGTCAGCATGAGCATCAACAGACGATTGTAGGACTTCCGGAGAATGCGTATTTCGAACTGAAACCAGGTGAAGAATACGTCCCGATAATGTCTCCAACTAAGGATTATCCGGAAGTTAGTGCATACTCGGTTACACTCGGTTTAATTATGGCGGTTCTCTTTTCTGCTGCAGCAGCCTACCTTGGTTTAAAAATTGGGCAGGTGTTTGAAGCAGCTATACCGATTGCAATTATTGCAGTTGGACTATCTACTTTAATTAAGAGAAATAAAGCTCTAGGTGAAAATGTAATTATTCAATCGATCGGTTCAACCTCGGGCTCCGTTGTCGCCGGAGCAATATTCACAATTCCCGCGTTATACATTTTAAATTTGGAAGCGGATTTCTTCCAAGTATTTATGGCATCTTTACTTGGTGGTTTCCTAGGTATATTATTCCTTATTCCTTTTAGAAAATATTTCGTTGCGGAAATGCACGGGAAATTTCCTTTTCCTGAGGCTACTGCGACAACTGAGGTTCTAGTAGCCGGCGAAAAGGGAGGAAAGCAGGCAATCGTGCTTGTTGTCTCAGGTCTAATCGGCGGTATCTATGATTTCATTATTGCAACATTCGGATTGTGGAGTGAAGTTTTTTCCACAAGAGTTGTTGCATTCGGTGAACAGTTAGCGGATAAATTTAAATTAGTTTTCAAGATAAATGTCGGCGCCGCGGTTATGGGTCTTGGTTATATAGTTGGATTAAAATACACTGCTATTATAGCCGCGGGTTCATTTGTAGCATGGTTTGTGATAATTCCCATATTCTCTTACCTGGGCGATTATATAGCAATTCCGGTGGGTGCTAGTGCAACATTGCTTATTAAAGATATGTCAGCCGAGCAAATATTCGGAAGTTATGTTCGTCATATAGGTATTGGTGGAATTGCCATGGCTGGTATAATCGGCATAGTTAGGTCATCAGGAATTATCAAGACTGCCTTTACCCTTGGTTTCAAGGAAATCTTTGGCAAGCATCAAAATGGTGATAATAATATTAGAACAAAGCGTGATATCCCAATGGGAATAATTGCCGGTGGAATCGTTCTTACAGCTCTTGTTATTTTCTTATTCTTTTTGTTTGGAGTTGTTGACAACTTTACACATGCGCTTGTTGGTTTATTAATTGTCATGATCATCTCTTTCTTATTTACAACGGTAGCAGCAAACGCAATTGCTATTGTTGGTACAAACCCGGTTTCGGGAATGACATTGATGACTCTCATTTTATCATCCATCATATTAGTAAGCGTTGGATTAACCGGTGCTCCCGGAATGATCTCTGCATTAATAATTGGTGGTGTTGTTTGTACCGCACTTTCCGTAGCCGGTGCGTTCATTACCGATTTAAAAATTGGATATTGGCTTGGTTCATCTCCATACAAACAAGAAAGATGGAAATTTTTAGGAACAGCGGTTTCAGCCGGTACAGTTGCTTGGGTTATCTTGATATTAAACGAAACTTATGGTTTTGTTGGCGAAGGAGCACTTGTTGCACCTCAAGCAAATGCAATGGCTGCAGTGATTCAACCTCTAATGTCAAACCAGCCTGCACCTTGGTTGATGTATGTTGCCGGTGCATTTATGGCTTTAATATTGACAATGATTGGAGTTCCGGCACTTGCATTTGCCTTAGGTATGTATTTACCTCTCGAATTAAATACTCCACTTTTAGTCGGAGGACTAATTTCACACTTTGTTTCAACCAGAAGTAAAGATGAAGCATTAAATAAATCACGTCGTGAACGCGGAACATTGATTGCGTCAGGATTTATTGCCGGCGGTGCATTAATGGGTGTTGTTGCCGCAATGTTGCGTTACTTCGGATTTGAATGGCATATGGATGATTGGGCAGCCTCTCACTCAGCTGAATTACTTGGTTTTGCTATGTTTGCATTACTAATCGGTTATATGATTTGGGATTCGTTAAGAGCTAAGAAAGAAGAATAG
- a CDS encoding S8 family serine peptidase has product MKKLFLFSCLFFASIIFAQEFDQSFIALKSTGVKEFLQKFPEYDGRGTLILVMDSGVDFGIDGLTTTTTGEKKVLDVQDFSGEGDFYYLEAEVDEERDTLFIYNENEKLKVKVHQNNLLSNNEEFFIGAIDEQHWKNSSSRTTDLDNNGKTDDKFVFIVFKPIDSKNWVVYLDSNNDGKLDDEKPIMNYKINQDDFIIKTEVDEPQYTMGLNIFPEDKKVVFHYDGVSHGTHCAGIALGNKIGNDEFYGVAPGAYLGSLKIGSSIYSGGATTAGSMKEAYDYADKLSRELDMPIIINMSYGIGSEIHGLAEMEKYLDKLVSANPNLYISVSAGNEGPGISTVGLPSSSNSVFVSGAVLAKEVGHDLYSAPIDRDVILHFSSRGGEVNKPDLVSPGAATSTVPYWTRGDRFWGTSMAAPYTAGVMSLLLSAMKVEHPDIKVPSLVLYKAMRESAVPLQEYDPIDQGGGLINVMNAYELLKKYIKDGEINKFETYTISSDAPTTPSGKADQLYIRNGSYLTGVEKFTYSIARNNFNKTDKFFRSYNIKSEADWIIPISNKTYIRNTQKAQVTVQFDKTKLTEPGLYSGKVVAYRSDNSKTPEFEMIATVVLPHKFTPENKYRLKTSGKLAPAEINRYFLEVPPAASSMKVTLSYDEGKYCNTWYSLHDPEGRGVGGIRALESEKGVNSSERFYYDLIPGVYELVVVGQFTAVDSVDYNLDIEFQSIQIVEGNKVEKLQSNVTVVNNYSDILRYKLSGAITGYEKEYTIEFKDEEIISHKFTFNEDEDEKVFELSVSPEHFNKVTDFAVVIYNDEGKIVSNTGFGYKDASISLSNSSKENTEYTLTFVPAFVDTVSELNVFVKEITNLKEEKSFKVTNKSSSNTVLYPSTPEQFILDIDFSESNFDENVSPIGKIKFENSNGKVEYELPIYINF; this is encoded by the coding sequence ATGAAAAAATTATTTTTATTTAGCTGCTTATTTTTTGCGTCAATTATTTTTGCGCAAGAATTTGATCAAAGTTTTATTGCACTAAAATCGACGGGTGTAAAAGAATTCCTACAAAAATTTCCAGAATACGATGGAAGAGGAACTTTAATTTTAGTAATGGATTCCGGTGTTGATTTCGGAATTGATGGATTAACAACAACTACTACAGGCGAGAAAAAAGTTCTTGATGTTCAAGACTTTTCAGGCGAAGGTGATTTTTATTATTTAGAAGCTGAAGTTGATGAAGAACGTGATACATTATTTATCTATAATGAAAATGAAAAATTAAAAGTAAAAGTTCATCAGAATAATCTTCTCTCAAATAATGAAGAGTTTTTTATCGGAGCAATTGATGAACAACATTGGAAAAATTCTTCTTCAAGAACAACCGATTTAGATAATAACGGCAAGACTGACGATAAATTTGTTTTTATCGTTTTTAAACCAATCGATTCTAAGAATTGGGTTGTATATCTTGATTCGAATAATGACGGAAAGCTTGATGATGAAAAGCCAATAATGAACTATAAGATTAATCAAGATGATTTTATTATAAAGACAGAAGTTGATGAACCACAATACACAATGGGATTAAATATTTTCCCGGAAGACAAAAAAGTTGTTTTCCATTATGATGGAGTATCTCACGGAACACATTGTGCCGGCATTGCTCTGGGAAATAAAATAGGTAATGATGAATTTTATGGAGTTGCACCCGGAGCTTATTTAGGAAGTCTAAAAATCGGAAGCAGTATTTATTCCGGTGGAGCAACAACCGCAGGAAGTATGAAGGAAGCATATGATTATGCTGACAAATTATCACGTGAACTTGATATGCCGATTATTATCAACATGAGTTATGGAATAGGATCGGAAATTCATGGTCTAGCAGAAATGGAGAAGTATCTTGATAAACTTGTAAGTGCAAATCCAAATTTATATATCTCGGTTTCAGCTGGAAATGAAGGTCCCGGAATTTCTACTGTAGGATTACCATCATCTTCAAATTCGGTTTTTGTTTCCGGTGCGGTATTAGCTAAAGAAGTTGGACATGATCTTTACAGTGCGCCGATTGATAGAGATGTTATATTACATTTCAGTTCACGCGGCGGTGAAGTAAACAAGCCCGATCTGGTTTCACCGGGTGCTGCAACCTCAACCGTTCCTTATTGGACTCGCGGCGATAGATTCTGGGGAACAAGTATGGCTGCACCATATACTGCCGGAGTTATGTCTTTACTTTTAAGCGCGATGAAAGTGGAACATCCTGATATAAAAGTACCTTCACTTGTTTTGTATAAAGCTATGAGAGAAAGTGCTGTCCCATTACAAGAATATGATCCGATAGATCAAGGCGGTGGATTGATAAATGTAATGAATGCTTATGAGTTGTTGAAAAAATATATCAAAGATGGCGAGATTAATAAATTTGAGACATATACCATTTCTTCCGATGCGCCAACCACACCAAGTGGAAAAGCTGATCAACTTTATATTAGAAATGGTTCATACTTAACCGGTGTTGAAAAGTTTACTTATTCGATCGCCAGAAATAATTTCAATAAAACAGATAAATTTTTCAGATCATACAATATTAAAAGTGAAGCCGATTGGATCATTCCTATATCAAACAAAACCTATATTCGCAATACTCAAAAAGCACAAGTCACAGTTCAGTTTGATAAAACAAAATTAACAGAACCGGGATTATATAGTGGAAAAGTTGTGGCATATAGAAGCGACAATTCTAAAACTCCCGAATTTGAAATGATAGCAACTGTTGTTTTACCACATAAGTTTACACCGGAAAATAAATATCGACTAAAAACTTCTGGTAAATTAGCTCCCGCTGAAATAAATAGATATTTCTTGGAGGTACCTCCAGCCGCTTCTTCTATGAAAGTAACTCTTTCATATGATGAAGGAAAATATTGCAATACATGGTATTCTTTGCATGATCCAGAAGGAAGAGGAGTTGGCGGAATTCGTGCACTTGAATCTGAAAAAGGAGTTAATTCATCGGAAAGATTTTATTATGATCTAATTCCGGGAGTTTATGAGTTGGTTGTAGTTGGCCAATTCACAGCCGTTGATTCAGTTGATTATAATTTAGATATTGAATTCCAATCAATCCAAATTGTGGAAGGCAATAAAGTTGAAAAACTGCAAAGTAATGTGACGGTTGTAAATAATTACAGTGATATCCTTCGTTATAAGTTATCCGGCGCAATTACCGGCTACGAAAAAGAATATACAATAGAATTTAAGGATGAAGAAATTATCAGTCATAAATTTACCTTTAATGAAGATGAAGATGAGAAAGTATTTGAGCTTTCAGTTTCTCCTGAACATTTCAATAAAGTTACAGATTTTGCCGTAGTCATTTATAATGATGAAGGCAAAATAGTCTCGAATACTGGGTTCGGTTATAAAGATGCTTCAATTTCATTATCCAATAGTAGTAAAGAAAATACGGAGTACACATTAACTTTTGTTCCGGCGTTTGTTGATACAGTGAGTGAGCTAAATGTATTTGTAAAAGAAATTACAAATCTTAAAGAGGAAAAGTCATTTAAAGTAACAAATAAGTCTTCATCGAATACAGTATTATATCCATCAACTCCGGAACAATTTATCTTGGATATAGATTTTTCTGAAAGTAACTTTGACGAAAATGTATCACCGATTGGTAAAATTAAATTTGAAAACTCTAACGGTAAAGTTGAATATGAATTACCTATATATATCAATTTCTAA
- a CDS encoding ArsC/Spx/MgsR family protein: MSKYQLTVYEKPTCTTCRKLAKKLTEYGVEFEKVNYYIEPFSKIKLKALLKKMNLKPSELLRRKGDPFKKLDFKNNSYTEEQILDFMIADHDLIERPIVEKGNKAILARPIDKIDELF; encoded by the coding sequence ATGTCCAAATATCAACTTACTGTTTATGAAAAACCAACATGCACAACGTGCAGAAAGCTTGCCAAAAAGTTAACGGAATATGGAGTTGAGTTTGAAAAAGTGAATTATTACATCGAACCTTTTTCAAAGATAAAATTGAAAGCACTCTTAAAGAAAATGAATCTGAAACCGAGTGAGCTTTTGAGAAGGAAAGGTGACCCGTTTAAGAAATTGGATTTTAAAAACAATTCTTATACAGAGGAACAAATTTTGGACTTCATGATTGCAGATCATGATTTAATCGAAAGACCGATTGTCGAGAAGGGCAATAAAGCAATTTTGGCCAGACCAATTGATAAAATCGACGAACTTTTCTGA
- a CDS encoding geranylgeranylglyceryl/heptaprenylglyceryl phosphate synthase: protein MKTYQYLQDTIAKKGAAFLILIDPDKLSKDKTAEFVKHCERSGVDGFLIGGSLLIDGNIYETIEMIKSNCSLPVITFPGGVEQITNNADALLFISVISGRNADQLIGKHVLAAPYIKKIGVETISTGYMLIESGKLTAAQYISNSFPIPRNKPEIAASTALAAEFMGMKLIYLEAGSGAEDSVPNEMVKLVSKTCSIPVIVGGGIKDAQTAGEKVQNGASIIVAGNHFEDESNWNKIKEFADAVHKKVPHEI, encoded by the coding sequence TTGAAAACATATCAATATTTACAAGATACGATCGCAAAAAAAGGTGCGGCATTTTTAATCTTAATCGATCCGGATAAACTTTCAAAAGATAAAACTGCTGAGTTTGTAAAACATTGTGAAAGATCCGGAGTAGATGGATTTTTAATTGGCGGAAGTCTGCTCATCGATGGCAATATTTACGAAACGATTGAAATGATTAAATCAAATTGTTCGCTGCCGGTAATTACATTTCCCGGTGGTGTTGAACAAATAACAAATAATGCCGATGCACTATTATTTATTTCAGTTATAAGCGGCAGAAATGCCGATCAGTTAATTGGTAAACATGTTTTAGCCGCTCCTTATATAAAGAAAATCGGTGTTGAGACAATTTCAACAGGTTACATGTTGATTGAATCTGGTAAACTAACCGCGGCTCAATATATAAGTAATAGTTTTCCAATTCCGAGAAATAAACCGGAAATTGCCGCATCAACAGCTCTAGCCGCGGAATTTATGGGTATGAAATTAATTTATCTGGAAGCCGGTTCCGGAGCAGAAGATTCAGTTCCAAATGAAATGGTTAAATTGGTTTCAAAAACTTGTTCAATTCCTGTTATAGTCGGCGGCGGAATAAAAGACGCTCAAACAGCCGGTGAAAAAGTTCAAAACGGTGCAAGCATAATTGTTGCTGGTAATCATTTTGAAGATGAAAGTAATTGGAATAAAATAAAAGAGTTTGCGGATGCGGTGCATAAAAAAGTGCCGCATGAGATTTAA